The following proteins are co-located in the Paenibacillus sp. FSL H8-0079 genome:
- a CDS encoding PTS mannitol transporter subunit IICB — translation MSNLDQSSNSKGGLRVGVQRFGRFLSGMVMPNMGAFIAWGLITALFIPTGWFPNETLAQLVDPMIKYLLPLLIGYTGGTMVHGQRGGVVGAIMTIGVIVGSDIPMFLGAMIAGPLAAWIIKKFDKSIEGKIRAGFEMLVNNFSAGIIGGILGIFALLGIGPAVEAISKVLSAGVQGLMNLGLLPLVNLIIEPGKVLFLNNAINHGILTPIATDQARELGQSVLYMLESNPGPGLGILLAYCFFGRGMAKSSAPGAVIIHFFGGIHEIYFPYILMRPILILAAIAGGVAGTLTFMLTGAGLVSAPSPGSIIAYSLLTPKGGYLPMLAGVLVAAVVSFLVAAVLLKTGKQKDEDLESASSRMKDMKSQGNVPNAGITANQREADRAADMASSTVKTDVKKIVFSCDAGMGSSAMGASILRKKMKAEGIDVTVTNTAISDIPPDADVVITQQVLTDRARSVAPNAEHISIDNFLKSPEYDALVERLK, via the coding sequence ATGAGTAATTTGGACCAATCGTCCAATTCCAAAGGTGGACTACGGGTAGGTGTGCAGCGTTTTGGCCGATTCCTGAGTGGTATGGTCATGCCGAATATGGGTGCATTCATCGCCTGGGGATTAATTACGGCTCTGTTCATTCCAACAGGCTGGTTCCCTAACGAGACGCTTGCACAGCTAGTCGATCCGATGATCAAATATTTGCTACCACTGTTAATCGGTTACACCGGAGGTACGATGGTGCATGGCCAGCGTGGTGGTGTTGTGGGTGCCATTATGACCATTGGGGTCATCGTGGGTAGTGATATTCCGATGTTCCTCGGGGCCATGATCGCCGGACCACTGGCAGCATGGATCATCAAAAAATTCGATAAATCGATCGAAGGTAAAATTAGAGCCGGATTTGAAATGCTGGTTAACAACTTCTCAGCCGGTATTATTGGCGGAATCTTGGGGATTTTTGCGCTACTGGGCATCGGGCCTGCTGTAGAAGCGATTAGCAAAGTATTGTCTGCTGGGGTACAAGGCTTAATGAATTTGGGCTTGTTACCGCTGGTCAACCTGATTATTGAACCGGGTAAAGTATTGTTCCTGAACAATGCGATCAACCACGGGATCCTCACACCGATTGCAACAGATCAAGCGAGAGAATTAGGGCAATCCGTATTATACATGCTTGAATCGAACCCAGGTCCGGGACTTGGTATCTTGCTTGCTTATTGCTTCTTCGGACGCGGAATGGCCAAATCATCTGCACCAGGAGCCGTTATCATTCATTTCTTCGGGGGAATTCATGAGATCTACTTCCCTTACATTCTGATGAGACCGATTCTGATTCTTGCCGCAATTGCGGGTGGCGTCGCAGGTACATTAACATTCATGCTTACCGGAGCAGGACTTGTTTCAGCACCATCGCCGGGTAGTATTATCGCGTATTCCCTCTTAACACCAAAAGGTGGATACCTGCCGATGCTCGCAGGAGTGCTTGTGGCAGCAGTCGTTTCCTTCCTGGTGGCAGCAGTGTTGCTGAAAACAGGTAAACAAAAAGACGAAGATCTGGAGTCTGCATCCAGTCGGATGAAAGACATGAAGAGCCAAGGAAACGTGCCAAACGCTGGCATTACGGCTAACCAACGTGAAGCAGACAGAGCCGCGGATATGGCTTCTTCTACAGTGAAAACAGACGTGAAGAAAATTGTCTTCTCCTGTGATGCAGGTATGGGATCGAGTGCCATGGGCGCTTCCATTCTACGCAAGAAGATGAAGGCAGAGGGGATTGATGTTACGGTGACCAACACGGCCATCAGTGATATCCCGCCGGATGCAGACGTGGTGATCACACAACAAGTATTAACCGATCGTGCCCGCTCTGTTGCACCGAATGCAGAACATATATCCATCGACAACTTCCTAAAAAGCCCGGAATACGATGCGCTCGTTGAACGTCTGAAGTAA
- a CDS encoding BglG family transcription antiterminator — protein MSITKRQREIVEFLLEHPHEVTAGEIAVEVKVSTRTVHRELQMIEQWLEPLGMRLEKKSGTGIRIDAGSDDLAVLRQQLEGKEYVEFTPEERKLFMLCILLDEPEPVKLLALASDLKVTVSTVTTDLDDLESRIRQAGLKLVRRRGYGVKINGSETIHRTAIAALALEFLDESDLFGRQPEQGGSIVNQKLLDMIGHGDVLTVENALWQPDIEWLENIPERQYMKLLIQLSVAAVRIRKGFGIGRISPGEKMGDDVAELDEIKVPLYMASRLCGVLSTQLGLTFSQDEQAYFHRLLIETEQRIHSSRLLPIDDLILLDRVHSLIDQMQARTHYAFHEDRLLREGLLGHMQPVMERIEGQQMIRNPLLQQIRKDYDSLFEDVKKSVEQAWPGTDVPDEEIGFLVMHFGASIERLRALKREIRAIIVCTSGIGSSRMLSSRLSKEIPEIRIMDSVSWYEAARIPTDQYDLVLSTVDLPMDEHQYYKVSPLLTAEESERLRHFIKTTTLQQQHHKPRETEVQTTSRYSDPDGMEAILVEIVRIIGKFQVYPLDNQDIGFYKTVYAMCNVLHGSGVLKEPGEIAKRLEAREAVGSQKIPGTRLALFHTRSEGIYRPSISLFQLTEPLLRTPDDSAGVTHILLMLGPRELSKESLEVLSEISALLLQEEMITLLEKGIRDELIHYLSQELVGFYRSKTEIGGQPL, from the coding sequence ATGAGTATTACCAAAAGACAACGTGAAATCGTGGAGTTTCTGCTAGAGCATCCACATGAAGTAACAGCCGGCGAAATCGCCGTTGAAGTAAAGGTCAGTACCCGAACGGTTCACCGGGAGCTTCAAATGATTGAACAATGGCTTGAACCGTTGGGCATGAGGCTGGAAAAAAAATCAGGAACCGGTATCCGAATTGATGCCGGTTCCGATGATCTGGCTGTATTGCGCCAGCAACTAGAGGGTAAAGAATATGTAGAGTTTACGCCAGAAGAGCGTAAGCTCTTCATGCTTTGCATCCTGTTGGATGAACCGGAGCCTGTAAAGTTACTCGCCTTGGCTTCGGATCTGAAAGTGACCGTATCCACCGTAACCACTGATCTGGACGACCTGGAGTCACGAATTCGTCAGGCGGGACTGAAGCTGGTTCGCAGACGTGGATATGGCGTCAAGATTAACGGAAGTGAGACGATTCATCGCACAGCCATAGCTGCACTTGCTCTTGAATTTTTGGATGAGTCGGACCTATTCGGAAGACAGCCAGAACAGGGAGGCTCCATCGTAAACCAAAAACTGTTGGATATGATTGGACACGGTGATGTGCTTACGGTTGAAAATGCATTATGGCAACCAGATATCGAATGGCTGGAGAACATTCCGGAACGCCAATACATGAAGTTGCTGATTCAATTATCCGTAGCGGCTGTACGTATTCGTAAAGGCTTTGGCATTGGGCGTATTTCTCCAGGAGAGAAAATGGGAGATGACGTTGCAGAGCTGGATGAGATAAAGGTTCCACTTTATATGGCTTCCCGCTTGTGTGGTGTGTTATCCACCCAGCTGGGGCTGACATTCTCCCAAGATGAGCAAGCTTATTTTCACAGACTATTAATTGAGACAGAGCAACGAATTCACTCTTCGCGGCTGTTGCCAATAGACGACTTGATTTTACTGGACAGGGTACATTCTCTCATTGATCAGATGCAGGCCAGAACGCATTATGCCTTTCATGAGGATCGTTTGCTTCGTGAAGGTCTACTTGGTCATATGCAACCTGTAATGGAGCGAATTGAAGGACAACAGATGATTCGTAATCCGCTACTGCAGCAGATTCGCAAGGATTATGATTCACTCTTCGAAGATGTCAAAAAATCTGTGGAGCAAGCTTGGCCAGGCACAGACGTTCCGGATGAGGAAATTGGTTTTTTGGTCATGCATTTTGGAGCTTCCATTGAGAGGTTACGTGCATTGAAACGGGAGATCAGGGCCATCATCGTGTGTACAAGCGGAATTGGCTCATCACGTATGCTCTCCAGCCGATTGTCCAAGGAGATTCCCGAGATTCGGATCATGGATAGCGTGTCCTGGTATGAAGCTGCCCGGATACCTACCGATCAATATGATCTGGTGTTATCCACTGTCGATCTGCCGATGGATGAGCATCAGTATTACAAAGTGAGTCCACTGCTTACGGCGGAAGAGAGCGAGCGCCTGCGTCATTTTATTAAAACCACAACGCTACAACAGCAACATCACAAGCCCCGTGAAACAGAGGTTCAGACGACAAGTCGTTACTCGGACCCTGACGGAATGGAAGCTATTCTAGTTGAAATTGTCCGAATTATTGGCAAGTTTCAGGTGTACCCGCTGGATAATCAGGATATCGGATTCTATAAGACCGTATATGCGATGTGCAACGTACTCCATGGATCAGGTGTGCTGAAGGAACCGGGGGAGATCGCAAAACGGTTGGAAGCACGTGAAGCAGTGGGCAGTCAGAAGATTCCCGGCACAAGACTTGCATTGTTTCATACACGCAGTGAGGGGATCTACAGGCCGTCTATCAGTCTATTTCAGCTCACCGAGCCACTCCTTCGTACGCCGGATGATTCGGCAGGAGTTACCCATATTCTTTTGATGCTCGGTCCCCGAGAATTATCCAAGGAAAGTCTGGAGGTTCTCAGTGAGATCAGCGCCCTGTTATTGCAGGAAGAGATGATTACATTGCTGGAAAAGGGAATCAGGGATGAACTCATTCATTACCTGTCCCAGGAACTTGTTGGATTTTATCGCAGTAAAACCGAAATTGGAGGTCAACCATTATGA
- a CDS encoding DNA mismatch repair protein MutS: MNENTLNSLGYPQIQKNVADCALSYLGKRYARELKPMVDAHLIQIRLEETAEAAALIRFGASIPLPSLDGMETIMDLLGTGYLFSERDFSHLAQFLRSCAQLMNYMEGKSGAAPTVSRYAASMILIEPLLSEIERCIHSGRIQDQASKELIRIRKKMTVNEERMKRKLDSLVSKHRSIMQEHVISQRGGRTVLPIKKEFRKQVKGSVLDESGSGQTVYIEPVELVSLQMELAALQAEESREEMRILGDLTSLTESYSREIALNTETVGVLDFLFAKAKYAATMDGRNVRVNTQGHISLQRARHPFMGSSMVPLDFAIGRTYSSLIITGPNTGGKTVALKTLGLLTLMMQSGLLIPVEEGGEMAVYNEVAVDIGDGQSMEQALSTFSAHIRNMIGILEQANPSTLVLIDEMASGTDPGEGVGLSIAMLEELHSRGATVVATTHFGEIKHFAAATPGFENARMEFDTVSLQPLYRLRIGEAGESYAYSIALKLGMPQRIIARSKSLSDQSISRDRTLGFTSPPLETPVLAPDRSVAESDRPAELSKWEKWKQPKDSIGLHKKTTPRKSASPAPPKNFRKGDRVYAAYLNQSGIVCDVQDSRGNIGVMLRGRKVKIHKKRLTLHISANELYPGDDYDLDIVLETKENRKKRKLMGHKHVEGLQIELPPEE, encoded by the coding sequence ATGAATGAAAACACTTTAAACAGTTTGGGCTATCCACAAATTCAAAAAAACGTTGCAGACTGCGCCCTGTCATATCTGGGCAAACGTTATGCCAGAGAACTAAAACCGATGGTAGATGCTCACCTGATCCAGATTCGCCTGGAAGAAACAGCGGAAGCCGCTGCGTTGATTCGTTTTGGCGCCAGCATCCCCCTCCCTTCACTGGATGGAATGGAGACCATTATGGATCTGCTCGGCACCGGTTATCTATTCAGTGAACGCGACTTCAGTCATCTCGCTCAATTCCTGCGGAGCTGCGCACAACTCATGAATTACATGGAGGGCAAATCCGGGGCCGCTCCCACCGTCAGTCGCTATGCAGCATCCATGATTCTGATCGAACCTTTGCTGAGTGAAATTGAGCGCTGCATCCATAGTGGACGCATTCAGGATCAGGCCAGCAAGGAACTGATTCGAATTCGTAAAAAAATGACCGTGAATGAGGAGCGTATGAAACGAAAGCTTGATTCTCTGGTGAGCAAACATCGCTCCATTATGCAGGAACATGTCATCAGTCAACGCGGAGGAAGAACGGTTCTGCCCATTAAGAAAGAGTTCCGTAAACAGGTGAAAGGCAGTGTGCTGGATGAATCGGGAAGCGGGCAAACCGTATATATTGAACCCGTTGAATTAGTAAGTCTGCAGATGGAATTGGCTGCTCTACAAGCCGAGGAGTCCCGAGAGGAGATGAGAATTCTCGGTGATTTAACCTCCCTGACCGAATCGTATAGCCGTGAAATCGCCCTGAATACCGAAACGGTAGGTGTGCTGGACTTCCTGTTTGCCAAAGCCAAATATGCGGCCACCATGGACGGACGTAATGTTCGAGTCAATACACAGGGCCACATCAGCCTTCAACGTGCACGTCATCCATTCATGGGTTCTTCCATGGTTCCCCTTGATTTTGCAATCGGCAGAACCTATTCGTCGCTCATTATTACTGGCCCGAATACCGGTGGTAAAACGGTCGCACTCAAAACGCTAGGTTTGCTAACCCTGATGATGCAATCCGGACTGCTTATTCCGGTGGAGGAAGGTGGCGAGATGGCTGTTTATAACGAGGTAGCGGTTGATATTGGTGACGGACAGAGTATGGAACAAGCGCTCAGTACATTCTCCGCACACATTCGCAATATGATCGGCATACTGGAACAGGCCAATCCATCGACGCTGGTGCTCATTGATGAGATGGCTTCCGGCACAGATCCCGGTGAAGGTGTCGGACTGTCCATCGCCATGCTGGAGGAACTTCATAGCCGAGGAGCAACTGTTGTGGCAACAACGCATTTTGGTGAAATCAAACATTTTGCAGCTGCCACGCCAGGATTCGAAAATGCCCGTATGGAATTTGACACCGTTTCTCTCCAGCCGCTGTATCGATTGCGTATCGGAGAAGCCGGCGAAAGTTACGCCTATTCCATCGCATTAAAGCTGGGCATGCCACAGCGAATTATCGCGCGCTCCAAGTCCCTGTCCGATCAAAGTATTTCGAGAGATCGTACTTTAGGGTTCACGTCACCTCCTTTGGAAACTCCGGTCCTGGCGCCTGATCGTTCCGTTGCAGAATCAGACCGCCCAGCAGAGTTGTCCAAGTGGGAGAAGTGGAAGCAACCAAAAGATTCAATCGGTCTCCACAAAAAGACAACACCCAGAAAGTCAGCTTCCCCTGCTCCTCCCAAAAATTTTCGTAAAGGAGATCGCGTGTATGCGGCCTATCTCAATCAGTCGGGCATCGTTTGTGATGTCCAGGATAGCCGTGGAAATATCGGGGTCATGCTGCGAGGACGCAAAGTCAAAATCCATAAGAAACGCCTGACCCTGCATATCTCTGCCAATGAGCTTTATCCGGGTGACGATTATGACTTGGACATTGTGCTAGAAACAAAGGAAAATCGAAAGAAACGTAAGTTGATGGGACACAAACACGTGGAAGGCCTACAGATCGAATTACCGCCTGAAGAATAG
- a CDS encoding AraC family transcriptional regulator, translated as MPKYLLRLLCFTLILGALPVIVIGSVSYTIASRDIEQKVRESNLQILHQTQMRVEQVLRSLQLSSIQYVNSPLVLQAMKKPLDSSEFQEIRDLTSGFNNLQAVTNIDQAYLVNLDEDWVVSMRSFGKLDDFSIRDRIGSYLTYTNSLFWVTQNASSAKESVPVSAGMGELTPEQAPTLISSDNVVSMVFKIPMVPTNVKPKGFLVIDIADAELSTFLSRNSNSGDLYVLDREQKYFLNDTQQGAKYDTLNKEIHEIVQTTGEPEGFFSAEVEGNQVAVSYRQSPLNGWLYVSVVSLGQITAQSQKIALVTGVATLVMLCVTGLVAIYGSRRMYSPISRLLQFTKGLDAPVAPSGRRQDEFIYIEEQLSTLFSSEKTMREQMKGQHVHLQEFFMTKLLTGKISEEDFRYQGELYDFPTGWANLGVLMLQMDTLEGTRYEEQDRDLLLFAVNNMVGELLPSAVRFTPVMLDDAQVTVLASELTDEVKLKEWMHTQADWIRERVVTYLNLPVSIGISRSYTCIGDTPRAVQESREALQGRVSLGSRIILHYEDIQPRGQMEAALYTQLRMIEDQLASALKQGDEEKTDAYFKQYLGLLADKKLHFSEYPVIMVQLLSRVYQLVQEQGGDVAEVLGEKASMSHLLKLSTLDEMTNWFRKRLFLPVIRFWREQEESQYMNIARRMIRLIEERYDRELSLEACAAELNFHPVYLSRVFKKEAGVNFTEYLAEYRMEKAKTWLQTTNLKISEIAEKLNYTNPTAFIRTFRKITGTTPGKYREQQR; from the coding sequence TTGCCGAAGTATTTACTGCGTTTGCTCTGCTTTACCCTGATCCTCGGAGCCCTTCCGGTCATTGTTATTGGTTCCGTCTCGTATACGATTGCATCACGTGACATTGAGCAGAAGGTGCGCGAGAGCAATCTTCAGATATTGCATCAGACCCAAATGCGGGTAGAACAAGTTCTGCGCAGCCTGCAATTATCATCCATCCAGTATGTCAATTCGCCCTTGGTACTACAAGCGATGAAGAAACCACTGGACAGCAGCGAGTTTCAGGAGATTCGTGATCTGACTTCCGGCTTTAACAACTTGCAAGCGGTTACGAACATTGACCAAGCCTATCTGGTTAATCTGGATGAAGATTGGGTCGTGTCGATGCGTTCTTTTGGAAAATTGGATGATTTCAGCATTCGAGACCGGATTGGCTCCTATCTGACCTATACCAACAGCCTGTTCTGGGTCACACAGAACGCCAGTTCAGCCAAAGAAAGTGTACCCGTATCAGCTGGAATGGGTGAACTAACACCCGAACAGGCGCCGACCCTTATTTCATCCGATAATGTGGTCAGTATGGTATTCAAGATTCCGATGGTACCCACGAATGTGAAACCCAAAGGCTTTCTGGTCATCGATATTGCTGACGCGGAGCTTAGTACATTTCTGAGTCGCAATTCGAATTCCGGGGACTTGTACGTTCTGGACCGGGAACAGAAATATTTTTTGAATGATACCCAGCAAGGGGCGAAATATGACACTTTAAATAAAGAAATCCACGAGATCGTCCAGACGACGGGGGAGCCAGAGGGTTTCTTTAGTGCGGAGGTGGAAGGTAACCAAGTAGCAGTCAGCTACAGACAGTCTCCGCTCAATGGCTGGTTGTATGTGTCCGTCGTATCTCTAGGACAGATCACGGCTCAGTCGCAGAAAATTGCATTGGTAACCGGTGTCGCTACGCTGGTCATGTTATGTGTAACGGGACTGGTCGCCATATACGGCAGTCGGCGGATGTACTCACCGATCTCCAGATTGCTGCAGTTTACGAAAGGGCTGGATGCTCCAGTTGCTCCGTCTGGGCGGCGTCAGGATGAATTTATCTATATCGAGGAGCAGCTGTCAACGTTGTTCAGTTCGGAGAAAACGATGCGTGAGCAGATGAAGGGGCAGCATGTGCACCTCCAGGAGTTTTTTATGACCAAACTGTTGACAGGCAAAATCTCCGAAGAGGATTTCAGATATCAGGGAGAATTGTACGATTTTCCGACAGGGTGGGCGAATCTTGGTGTGCTCATGCTCCAGATGGATACGTTGGAAGGGACTCGATATGAGGAACAGGATCGGGATCTGCTGCTGTTTGCTGTCAACAATATGGTAGGTGAGCTTCTTCCTTCGGCAGTTCGGTTCACTCCCGTCATGCTAGATGATGCTCAGGTCACCGTACTTGCCTCCGAACTGACGGATGAGGTGAAGCTGAAGGAATGGATGCATACCCAGGCAGACTGGATTCGCGAACGTGTCGTGACCTATCTGAATCTGCCCGTAAGTATCGGCATCAGTCGTTCTTACACTTGTATTGGTGATACGCCAAGAGCGGTTCAGGAGAGCCGCGAGGCTCTGCAAGGCCGGGTGAGTCTGGGCAGCCGTATTATTTTGCATTACGAGGATATTCAGCCACGTGGTCAGATGGAGGCCGCGTTGTATACCCAGTTACGCATGATTGAGGATCAGCTTGCTTCTGCGCTCAAGCAAGGAGATGAAGAGAAGACGGATGCCTACTTTAAGCAATATTTGGGGCTGCTTGCAGACAAGAAGCTTCATTTCAGTGAATACCCCGTCATTATGGTTCAGTTATTGTCTCGTGTATATCAGCTTGTGCAGGAGCAAGGCGGAGATGTAGCCGAAGTACTGGGAGAAAAAGCATCCATGTCACATTTGCTGAAGTTGTCCACATTGGACGAAATGACCAATTGGTTCCGCAAGCGGTTGTTCCTGCCCGTTATCCGTTTCTGGCGAGAACAGGAAGAATCCCAATACATGAACATTGCAAGGCGCATGATTCGCTTGATCGAGGAACGTTATGATCGTGAATTGTCGCTGGAAGCCTGCGCCGCTGAGCTTAATTTTCACCCTGTCTATCTAAGTCGGGTATTCAAAAAAGAAGCAGGAGTTAATTTTACGGAATATCTGGCAGAGTATCGTATGGAAAAAGCCAAGACCTGGCTGCAGACGACAAATCTGAAAATATCGGAGATCGCTGAGAAATTAAACTATACTAATCCAACCGCATTTATCCGTACATTTCGCAAAATCACAGGAACGACCCCCGGCAAGTACCGGGAGCAGCAGCGATAA
- a CDS encoding cysteine-rich CWC family protein: MSAEQDDQEHIHIDVLVCPLCGEANRCSYAAGHPHSECWCNRATFPEGVFDRIPAEQRRKSCICQRCLDDYADKSQPKEEPHS, translated from the coding sequence ATGTCTGCAGAACAAGACGATCAAGAGCACATCCATATCGATGTTCTTGTCTGCCCGTTATGCGGGGAAGCTAATCGCTGTTCCTATGCCGCAGGACATCCTCATTCGGAATGCTGGTGTAACCGGGCTACTTTCCCCGAAGGTGTATTTGACCGTATTCCGGCAGAGCAGCGCCGAAAATCGTGCATATGTCAACGCTGTTTGGACGACTATGCCGATAAAAGCCAACCAAAAGAAGAGCCACACAGTTAA
- a CDS encoding PTS sugar transporter subunit IIA, whose amino-acid sequence MSMLTTDKVIMNATAQDKYEAIRMAGQILKDAGHITADYIEKMIEREEIVSTYVGNGLAIPHGTKESKAFILSTGISVIQYPQGVDFGEEKAYMVIGIAAQGGEHMEILTSIAVICAEDENMEALRLAKTAEEVIAILESEMEL is encoded by the coding sequence ATGAGTATGTTAACAACAGATAAAGTCATCATGAATGCGACGGCTCAGGACAAATACGAAGCGATTCGTATGGCAGGACAGATTCTGAAAGATGCGGGACATATTACCGCTGACTACATTGAGAAGATGATTGAACGTGAAGAGATTGTCTCGACTTATGTAGGGAACGGACTTGCGATCCCGCACGGTACGAAGGAATCCAAAGCTTTCATTTTATCCACAGGTATCTCTGTTATTCAGTATCCACAGGGTGTTGATTTTGGCGAAGAAAAAGCCTATATGGTGATTGGTATCGCGGCTCAAGGCGGGGAACATATGGAGATCCTGACGAGCATCGCGGTGATCTGTGCTGAAGATGAGAATATGGAGGCCCTGCGTCTGGCTAAAACTGCTGAAGAAGTTATTGCTATTCTGGAAAGTGAAATGGAGCTATGA
- a CDS encoding mannitol-1-phosphate 5-dehydrogenase: protein MKALHFGAGNIGRGFIGLILSRAGYEVIFSDVNQTLVTALQQRGQYTVELANESKDQETVTGVNAIDGTQLETVAQTVVEADLITTAVGVGVLKHIAPGIAKGLEKRLNSGPAQNPLHIIACENAIGASTQLKEHIYALLDEKVRPLADQYIYFPDSAVDRIVPIQHHEDPLHVQVEPFYEWVVDRSQMAPAFKPVEGIVYVDDLEPYIERKLFTVNTGHCVAAYIGNVHGYDTIQKAIADEKVKSIVYGTLQETGEVLVKRFGFNPEEHEQYIVKILGRFVNPYLTDEVTRVGRSPLRKLSPNDRLVRPALQAYADGTETTYLAMGMAAACKFDVSDDPEAVELQDMIRQKGITAALHHYTSMAEHHPVLEQAVAQYNQM, encoded by the coding sequence ATGAAGGCCCTACACTTTGGCGCAGGTAACATTGGACGCGGGTTTATCGGGTTGATTCTCTCCCGTGCAGGGTATGAGGTGATTTTCTCCGACGTGAATCAGACCTTGGTAACAGCTCTCCAGCAACGGGGGCAGTATACGGTGGAACTGGCCAACGAGAGCAAGGATCAGGAGACCGTCACAGGTGTAAATGCAATCGATGGAACCCAGCTGGAGACGGTTGCCCAAACCGTGGTGGAAGCTGATCTGATTACAACCGCAGTGGGCGTGGGCGTACTGAAGCATATTGCACCAGGCATTGCGAAGGGACTTGAGAAAAGGCTAAATTCCGGTCCTGCTCAAAACCCTCTTCACATTATCGCTTGCGAGAACGCAATTGGAGCCAGTACGCAATTGAAAGAGCATATATATGCTCTGCTCGATGAAAAGGTACGTCCCCTTGCAGATCAGTACATTTATTTTCCCGACTCGGCCGTAGACCGGATTGTGCCTATTCAGCATCATGAAGATCCGTTGCATGTACAGGTTGAGCCTTTTTACGAGTGGGTCGTGGATCGTTCCCAGATGGCTCCTGCATTCAAACCGGTTGAGGGCATCGTATATGTCGATGATCTGGAGCCGTATATCGAACGTAAACTGTTCACGGTTAATACAGGACACTGCGTTGCTGCGTACATCGGTAATGTGCATGGGTATGACACGATTCAGAAGGCTATTGCCGATGAAAAGGTGAAATCCATTGTATATGGTACCTTGCAGGAAACCGGAGAAGTTCTGGTGAAGCGGTTTGGATTCAACCCAGAAGAGCATGAGCAGTATATTGTCAAAATATTGGGACGGTTCGTCAACCCGTATCTCACCGATGAGGTTACTCGTGTTGGTCGTTCCCCGCTGCGCAAGCTGTCTCCGAATGATCGTCTGGTTCGCCCGGCCCTTCAGGCCTATGCGGATGGAACCGAAACGACTTATCTGGCTATGGGTATGGCAGCAGCCTGCAAGTTCGATGTCTCCGATGATCCGGAAGCAGTCGAACTGCAGGACATGATCCGCCAGAAGGGGATTACAGCTGCACTGCATCATTATACGTCCATGGCTGAGCATCATCCGGTGCTTGAACAGGCTGTCGCCCAATATAACCAAATGTAA